In a single window of the Labrus mixtus chromosome 20, fLabMix1.1, whole genome shotgun sequence genome:
- the cdr2a gene encoding cerebellar degeneration-related protein 2, whose translation MLTDMILEEDFDRNGDTWYEPQDLEHDLHLAAELGKTLLDRNHELEQALQQMYSTNHEQLQEIEYLTKQVDLLRQMNDQHAKVYEQLDTAARDLEQDNKRLMQDGRLAQQKIHSLTEAVEGLQTYMEDLQTQVEELKTAEFERKKREAAEQRRSLGAQSMSCLKELYDLHHDRHLSRDRLWSPQGSLYDRDRREDPEEENGALQRSIQTLQGQIAAERDRREEAERESELTVRENRGLEERLTVLAGCRVRQKELEVEVEQLRLLWRADCANSVRGPEQLLLPDTVFFASEDRPRSWQEELEESEEESEEQRSHNRQRCNSDGVLRAANPEEIHNGHEQLCIRRAEAVKQRGISLLNEVDAQYSALQVKYEELLRRIHHTDGLSHKAVQTSTSPLVSSRSRAHLSSSSAMCEVSVVLEDGQQPEYKTLFNEIFTCINKTKEDLSENRRPIENADTQGSAK comes from the exons ATGTTGACGGACATGATTTTAGAGGAAGACTTTGACAGAAATGGAGATACTTGGTACGAACCACAGGACCTTGAACACG ACCTCCATTTGGCAGCGGAGTTGGGGAAAACGCTCCTGGACAGGAACCATGAGCTGGAGCAGGCCCTGCAGCAGATGTACTCCACCAACCACGAGCAGCTGCAGGAGATAGAG TATCTGACCAAGCAGGTGGACCTGCTGAGACAGATGAACGACCAGCATGCCAAAGTGTACGAGCAGCTGGACACAGCCGCCAGGGATCTGGAACAAGACAACAAGAGACTCATGCAGGACGGCCGACTGGCCCAGCAGAAGATCCACAG TCTGACGGAGGCTGTTGAAGGGCTGCAGACCTACATGGAGGACCTGCAGACTCAGGTGGAGGAGTTAAAGACGGCCGAGTtcgagagaaagaaaagagaggcagcagagcaGCGCCGCAGCCTCGGAGCACAGAGCATGTCCTGCCTCAAAGAGCTGTACGACTTACACCACGACAG GCATCTCTCCCGCGACAGACTCTGGTCACCTCAGGGCTCTCTCTACGACCGAGACCGACGCGAAGACCCAGAGGAGGAGAACGGCGCTCTCCAGCGCTCCATCCAGACCCTTCAGGGCCAGATAGCTGCAGAGCGGGACCGCAGGGAGGAAGCAGAGCGGGAGAGCGAGCTGACGGTCAGGGAGAACAGGGGCCTGGAGGAGCGGCTGACCGTGCTGGCCGGCTGCCGGGTCAGACAGAAGGAGCTGGAGGTTGAGGTGGAGCAGCTGCGGCTTCTGTGGCGGGCTGACTGCGCCAACAG TGTCAGAGGACCCGAGCAGCTGCTGTTACCCGATACGGTGTTCTTCGCCTCAGAAGACAGGCCCAGGTCGtggcaggaggagctggaggagagcgaaGAAGAGAGCGAGGAGCAGAGGAGTCACAACAGACAAAGATGTAACAGTGATGGTGTTTTGAGAGCGGCCAACCCCGAGGAGATCCACAATGGTCACGAGCAGTTGTGTATAAGGCGGGCGGAGGCGGTGAAACAGAGGGGAATCTCTCTGCTCAATGAGGTGGACGCACAGTACAGCGCTCTGCAG GTGAAATATGAGGAGCTGCTGCGGCGGATCCATCATACAGACGGCCTCAGCCATAAAGCCGTCCAGACGTCCACCAGCCCTTTAGTGAGCAGCCGAAGTCGCGCCCACCTGTCCAGCTCTTCAGCCATGTGTGAGGTGAGCGTGGTTCTGGAGGACGGCCAGCAGCCCGAGTACAAAACTCTCTTCAACgagatcttcacctgcatcaaCAAGACCAAAGAGGACCTCAGCGAGAACAGACGTCCCATAGAGAACGCTGACACCCAGGGCTCTGCCAAATAA
- the sdr42e2 gene encoding putative short-chain dehydrogenase/reductase family 42E member 2, whose amino-acid sequence MPYMKLCSPNMSEVGGSLCQVKQISRHTAPLCRLQAVGHHLHSSSHLTQQSWVNQSAPSIASSPPVSTRHRVNGVMASSCSSLDCAVSRLAEEAALARGVSSGKVVVTGGLGYFGFRLGKELASQGMTVILLDMRRPPCEIPDGVIFFESDIRDYASLHKVCEGVDCIFHTASYGMSGPEQLNKDQVESVNVGGTNNVINVCKERNIPRLVYTSTINVVFSGNPIDEGDEASVPYVPFDAHIDHYSRTKTLAEQMVLSANSCILKSGGQLRTCVLRPCGIYGPEERRHLQRVMVNVERRFFTFRFGDPRAMMNWVHVDNLVMAHMQAAEALTLKRSCVASGQAYFINDGVSVNLFDWLTPLFEKLGYSRPLINLPVSLVFYAAILVEHLHIFLSPVIEVPLLFTRNEVRNIAVNHTFKIDKARRDLGYSPKPYSLADSVEEYLKSRQLGTRSTRSKVSWISQLPRDMALLLLMFLILGLLILSYVL is encoded by the exons AT GCCGTATATGAAGCTGTGCAGTCCTAACATGAGTGAGGTTGGAGGCTCTCTGTGCCAGGTGAAGCAGATTTCCCGCCACACCGCCCCCCTCTGTCGCCTGCAGGCCGTGGGGCACCACCTGCACAGCTCCTCCCACCTCACCCAACAGTCCTGGGTCAACCAGTCGGCCCCATCCATCGCCTCCAGCCCCCCCGTATCCACCCGTCACCGGGTGAACGGCGTCATGGCgtccagctgcagcagcctgGATTGTGCTGTCTCCAGACTGGCAGAGGAGGCCGCTCTGGCCCGAGGCGTATCTTCGGGGAAGGTGGTGGTGACGGGAGGGTTGGGGTACTTTGGTTTCAGGCTGGGGAAAGAACTGGCCAGTCAGGGGATGACAGTGATCCTTCTGGACATGAGGAGGCCTCCCTGTGAAATCCCTGATGGAGTCATCTTCTTTGAG AGTGACATCCGGGACTACGCTTCCCTCCATAAGGTGTGTGAAGGGGTCGACTGTATATTCCACACAGCGTCTTACGGCATGTCTGGACCAGAACAG CTGAATAAAGACCAGGTGGAGTCCGTCAATGTTGGGGGGACCAACAACGTCATCAACG tgtGTAAGGAGAGGAACATCCCCAgactggtctacaccagcaccataAACGTGGTGTTTTCTGGGAATCCAATCGACGAGGGTGACGAGGCCTCTGTGCCGTACGTCCCCTTTGATgca CACATCGACCACTACTCCAGAACCAAAACGCTTGCGGAGCAGATGGTCCTCTCTGCAAACAGCTGCATCCTGAAAA GTGGAGGTCAGCTTCGAACCTGCGTCCTCCGGCCGTGTGGGATCTACggaccagaggagaggagacaccTTCAAAGAGTGATG GTGAACGTAGAGCGGCGGTTTTTCACGTTCAGGTTTGGCGACCCCCGGGCCATGATGAACTGGGTGCATGTTGATAACCTGGTGATGGCTCACATGCAGGCGGCCGAGGCTCTCACACTGAAGAGGAGCTGTGTGGCT AGCGGACAGGCTTATTTCATTAATGATGGTGTGTCGGTCAATCTCTTTGACTGGTTGACACCACTG TTTGAGAAGTTGGGCTACAGCAGACCGTTGATAAACCTGCCCGTATCACTTGTCTTTTATGCAG CTATCCTGGTGGAACACTTGCACATATTTCTGAGTCCTGTAATAGAAGTGCCTCTCCTCTTTACCAGAAATGAg GTGAGGAACATTGCAGTGAATCACACCTTCAAGATCGACAAGGCCCGTCGAGACCTGGGTTACTCCCCGAAGCCCTACAGCCTGgcggactctgtggaggagtaCCTGAAGTCCAGACAGCTTGGCACTAGATCGACCCGATCTAAAGTCTCCTGGATCTCCCAGCTTCCCCGGGACATGgccctgctgctgctaatgtttCTCATTCTGGGTCTACTGATTCTTTCTTACGTACTATAA